A single genomic interval of Demequina sp. NBRC 110054 harbors:
- a CDS encoding Mov34/MPN/PAD-1 family protein, translated as MTTDRGEAAIRIDGEALADAEDLARTAAPNESGGILVGWWEPPNVAIVRALLPVQDHDVGRFHYSRRHSIAQAKLEEYRRTQTDANSGYIGEWHSHPAPLPPSSTDRRELNAIVKQTRERTALVVVALDRGGVAQAHGLVGRPRWPRQAAIDHARIERTEP; from the coding sequence GTGACTACCGATAGGGGCGAAGCAGCCATACGCATCGATGGGGAGGCCCTCGCTGATGCCGAGGACCTGGCCAGGACCGCAGCACCCAACGAATCTGGTGGGATCTTGGTCGGGTGGTGGGAGCCTCCGAACGTCGCAATCGTACGGGCGCTCCTGCCCGTCCAAGATCATGACGTCGGGCGGTTCCACTACTCACGACGGCACTCGATCGCGCAAGCGAAACTTGAGGAGTACCGACGGACCCAAACCGATGCGAACTCCGGATACATCGGCGAGTGGCACAGCCACCCCGCTCCCCTGCCACCGAGTTCCACAGACCGTCGGGAATTAAACGCCATTGTGAAGCAGACGCGCGAGCGTACGGCGCTCGTAGTTGTCGCACTCGATCGTGGCGGCGTAGCCCAAGCCCACGGACTCGTCGGCCGGCCACGGTGGCCCCGGCAGGCTGCGATAGACCACGCAAGGATAGAAAGGACCGAGCCGTGA
- a CDS encoding glycoside hydrolase family 43 protein, producing MTTHSLAEIQIRDPYLVTVPERGEYLLFGSTDKDVWNPPATGFDCYRSSDLERWEGPIEAFRPPRGFWSDRDYWAPEVHAYRGHYYMFATFTSESERRGTQILAADAPEGPYAPWSDGPVTPRDWECLDGTLHVDDAGDPWMVYCHEWVQAIDGEMIAQRLSADLKSTVGEPMLLFRASEPEWSRPMAHPQLDGEDRAYVTDGPFLHRLASGALIMLWSSYGEQGYAMGIAHSTSGTVEGPWVQEDEPIWAADGGHGMIARTLDGDLLLTLHQPNDTPHERAVLRRLRETDTSVVLAD from the coding sequence ATGACCACCCACAGCCTCGCTGAGATCCAGATTCGCGACCCCTACCTCGTCACCGTGCCGGAGAGGGGCGAGTACCTCCTGTTCGGCAGCACCGACAAGGACGTCTGGAATCCGCCCGCGACCGGGTTCGACTGCTACCGCAGCAGCGACCTGGAGCGATGGGAGGGGCCGATCGAAGCCTTCCGCCCGCCCCGGGGCTTCTGGAGCGACAGGGACTACTGGGCTCCCGAGGTGCACGCGTACCGAGGCCACTACTACATGTTCGCCACGTTCACGTCGGAGTCCGAACGCCGCGGCACCCAGATCCTGGCGGCGGATGCGCCCGAGGGCCCCTACGCGCCGTGGAGCGATGGCCCGGTGACCCCTCGCGACTGGGAGTGCCTCGACGGCACGCTTCACGTGGACGACGCGGGCGATCCGTGGATGGTCTACTGCCACGAGTGGGTCCAGGCGATCGACGGAGAGATGATCGCGCAACGGCTGAGCGCCGACCTCAAGTCCACGGTGGGCGAGCCCATGCTGCTGTTCAGGGCATCCGAGCCGGAGTGGTCACGGCCGATGGCTCACCCGCAGCTCGACGGAGAGGACAGGGCGTACGTCACCGATGGCCCCTTCCTGCATCGGCTGGCCTCGGGCGCGCTGATCATGCTGTGGTCGAGCTACGGCGAGCAGGGGTACGCGATGGGGATCGCGCACTCGACGAGCGGAACCGTGGAGGGGCCGTGGGTCCAGGAGGACGAGCCGATCTGGGCGGCCGATGGCGGCCACGGCATGATCGCGCGCACGCTCGACGGCGACCTGCTGCTGACCCTGCACCAGCCGAACGACACCCCGCACGAGCGGGCCGTGCTTCGCCGACTGCGCGAGACCGACACGTCCGTCGTCCTCGCCGACTGA
- a CDS encoding nucleotidyltransferase has protein sequence MAILSSQFSAALVSIEPSADDKKNAPEAHKELRAALTGADELKEWGIDPVLIGSYKRDVSIRRVTDVDVFCRMEDIGDDVAGDTVLDRFFTVLDAEFGTDANGKKRTRRQARSITVDFPEYDGLHVDAVPARRRTDGHWEIPTREGGWQTTNPERQTELKTAMNDAFADDYVPLVKLIRQTRRTIIGKHPGGLFAELALYDACSNGKVSKSSLTLSYVTALEAIAAYLDDKVNWGKGLPDHTMPGHSLEFRATDNQWETARDNFASAAALAREAYNEEDSGKAAVAFRELLGVNGDGDVVFPMPDGYTEDGTKSAAASAIITPGSPSVPAGDRRFG, from the coding sequence ATGGCAATCCTCAGCAGTCAGTTCAGCGCGGCACTGGTATCAATCGAGCCTTCGGCTGACGACAAGAAGAACGCACCGGAAGCGCACAAGGAGCTTCGCGCAGCGCTCACGGGCGCGGACGAGTTGAAGGAATGGGGCATCGACCCCGTTCTCATCGGCTCCTACAAGCGTGACGTCTCAATCCGTCGCGTGACCGACGTGGATGTCTTCTGCCGCATGGAGGACATCGGCGACGACGTGGCGGGCGACACTGTCCTCGACAGGTTCTTCACTGTGCTCGACGCCGAGTTCGGCACCGACGCCAATGGCAAGAAGCGCACACGTCGCCAGGCTCGATCTATCACTGTCGACTTTCCGGAGTACGACGGCCTCCACGTCGACGCAGTCCCGGCTCGTAGGAGGACCGACGGCCACTGGGAGATTCCGACCCGTGAAGGCGGCTGGCAGACCACCAACCCCGAGCGACAGACCGAACTCAAGACGGCAATGAACGACGCGTTCGCCGACGACTACGTGCCCCTCGTGAAGCTGATTCGCCAGACACGGCGCACCATCATCGGCAAGCACCCAGGCGGGCTGTTCGCCGAGCTCGCGCTGTATGACGCATGCAGCAACGGCAAGGTGAGCAAGAGCTCACTGACCCTCTCCTACGTCACGGCGCTTGAGGCAATCGCCGCATATCTAGACGACAAGGTGAACTGGGGCAAGGGACTACCTGACCACACGATGCCTGGACACTCACTGGAGTTCCGAGCTACCGACAACCAGTGGGAGACAGCCCGCGACAACTTCGCGTCGGCGGCAGCCTTGGCGCGCGAGGCGTACAACGAGGAAGATTCAGGCAAGGCAGCCGTGGCCTTCCGCGAACTGCTCGGCGTGAACGGAGACGGTGACGTCGTATTCCCGATGCCCGACGGATATACGGAGGACGGCACCAAGAGTGCGGCCGCCTCGGCGATCATCACCCCCGGATCTCCGAGCGTTCCGGCAGGGGACCGCCGCTTCGGATGA
- a CDS encoding ThiF family adenylyltransferase gives MTSWDEAIAATTFEFIESMEQKGFRADERTLTGTVGEGADAVRVEILVTDSFPFAPPAAWPPSDFPRSWHRELSGAMCLYSADDRQNLPWLDVDDFLALVERWIYESKAGWQQDFPDLDLERYFPQVDAPLIVYGDLDRLGSVVQFRTQGDVVRIKGAHTLPKKKSAAKDRTFGYIIDIGAPEVPPLNWEDLKASVPEEDAALVESSVEKGRLTRLVVRYARDGVGAAVVFAIRKNQDGAVALSALTSAGETHSTLTLRAGVHAQTLADARVAVVGVGAIGSFLCDLLARSGVGRITVYDPDIVRPGNLIRHLADAASEGLPKTEAVKKALESRPFNVTDVSSVPTGMPELKELATMFAEHDLVIDASASGDVTPALIAAAKSGGHHLLSVCLQEEGDVVRVDVAPPLQGEPLKATQFGSLPDRESLRFEAGCGDPVSQTPAFAVYEAAALAARHAVGLLTGLPVSNAGTIRDYR, from the coding sequence ATGACCAGCTGGGACGAGGCGATCGCAGCCACCACCTTCGAGTTCATCGAGAGCATGGAGCAGAAGGGCTTCCGGGCCGACGAGCGCACGCTGACTGGAACCGTAGGTGAGGGAGCTGACGCAGTCCGCGTGGAGATCCTCGTCACGGACTCGTTCCCATTCGCACCGCCTGCTGCATGGCCACCATCAGACTTCCCCCGCTCGTGGCATCGCGAACTCAGCGGAGCGATGTGCCTCTACTCCGCTGACGACCGACAGAACCTCCCGTGGCTGGACGTGGACGACTTCCTCGCCCTCGTCGAGCGCTGGATCTACGAGTCCAAAGCGGGCTGGCAACAGGACTTTCCGGACCTCGACTTGGAGAGGTACTTCCCTCAGGTTGATGCACCGCTCATTGTCTACGGTGACCTCGACAGGCTCGGAAGCGTCGTTCAGTTTCGGACACAGGGCGATGTCGTGCGGATCAAGGGCGCTCACACACTCCCGAAGAAGAAGAGCGCAGCCAAGGACCGGACATTCGGCTACATCATCGACATCGGCGCTCCTGAGGTGCCGCCGCTGAACTGGGAGGACCTGAAGGCCTCAGTCCCCGAGGAAGACGCTGCACTCGTCGAAAGCTCTGTCGAGAAGGGCCGCCTCACTCGGCTGGTTGTCAGGTACGCGCGAGACGGTGTCGGTGCGGCGGTCGTGTTCGCGATCCGCAAGAATCAAGACGGCGCTGTTGCCTTGTCGGCACTGACGAGTGCTGGCGAGACTCATTCGACCCTCACGCTTCGTGCCGGCGTTCACGCGCAGACTCTTGCTGACGCACGTGTCGCTGTCGTCGGTGTGGGGGCGATCGGATCGTTCCTCTGCGACCTTCTAGCGCGCTCGGGAGTAGGTCGCATCACTGTCTACGACCCAGACATTGTGCGACCGGGAAATCTCATCCGTCACCTCGCAGACGCCGCCTCGGAGGGACTCCCCAAGACCGAGGCCGTCAAGAAGGCCCTCGAATCGCGCCCCTTTAACGTGACCGACGTCAGCAGCGTACCGACGGGCATGCCTGAACTGAAAGAACTCGCAACCATGTTCGCCGAGCATGATCTTGTCATCGATGCCTCAGCGTCGGGTGACGTGACGCCGGCGCTTATCGCTGCGGCCAAGTCGGGTGGACACCACTTGTTGTCTGTATGTCTCCAAGAAGAGGGCGACGTGGTGCGCGTCGACGTTGCTCCGCCGCTCCAAGGCGAGCCACTCAAGGCAACACAGTTCGGCTCACTGCCGGACCGCGAAAGTCTTCGGTTCGAAGCCGGGTGCGGAGACCCCGTGTCGCAAACGCCTGCCTTCGCGGTCTACGAGGCAGCAGCACTCGCCGCGCGACACGCCGTCGGACTGCTGACCGGCCTGCCGGTCTCGAACGCCGGGACCATACGTGACTACCGATAG
- a CDS encoding DUF6602 domain-containing protein, with product MSDWSFDIAAAFRNKAIALRASFLAIRDVTSHPTERGDQSEADWVGLIREFLPTRYAVGPIFAVDHHGNMSEQIDVAVYDTHYSPQWFGAASGTRFVPVESVYAAFEVKPEFSTEYLEYARKKVASVRALDRTSQSIAHKGGVYKPEQISVKPIVGGILTTRKDLANPIDKLIETQPGHGDSKFLNIGICLNQVAFDYTPKIVDDDVQFQLQTREGEDALIHFCIRLFQQLQAIGTVPAVEMTKYEATLFGHQPE from the coding sequence GTGAGCGATTGGTCGTTTGATATTGCCGCCGCGTTCCGGAACAAGGCCATCGCGTTACGCGCCTCGTTCCTCGCGATCCGCGACGTCACGTCGCATCCCACCGAACGCGGCGATCAAAGCGAAGCGGACTGGGTGGGACTGATTCGAGAGTTCCTCCCTACCCGGTATGCGGTGGGCCCCATCTTCGCCGTCGACCATCACGGCAACATGAGCGAACAGATCGATGTCGCCGTCTACGACACCCACTACTCGCCGCAGTGGTTCGGTGCCGCCAGCGGAACCCGCTTCGTCCCCGTCGAGAGTGTCTACGCCGCGTTTGAGGTCAAGCCAGAGTTCAGCACCGAGTACCTCGAATACGCACGAAAGAAAGTCGCCAGCGTGCGCGCGCTGGACCGCACCTCGCAGTCGATTGCCCACAAGGGCGGCGTCTACAAGCCGGAGCAGATCAGCGTGAAGCCAATCGTCGGAGGCATTCTCACCACACGAAAGGATCTGGCCAATCCGATCGACAAGTTGATTGAGACCCAACCGGGACATGGCGACAGCAAATTCCTGAATATCGGCATCTGCCTCAACCAGGTCGCGTTCGACTACACGCCAAAGATCGTGGACGACGACGTGCAGTTCCAACTGCAAACACGCGAGGGGGAAGACGCCCTCATCCACTTCTGCATCCGACTGTTTCAGCAACTCCAGGCGATCGGCACCGTTCCCGCCGTCGAGATGACGAAATACGAGGCAACCCTATTCGGGCACCAGCCTGAGTAG
- a CDS encoding TIGR03862 family flavoprotein, whose product MSTATVIGGGPAGLFAAETLARAGVDVTVHERKPSPGRRFLLAGHGGLNITHSEPRAPFLTRYGSSADRIAPMLERFGPDDLRAWCAELGEPTFVGSSGRVFPQAFRATPLFRAWLSRLGELGVRLERRSQWCEWDPEGRVLIADATGNTRAVETDVTVFALGGASWPHLGADGAWVGPFRERGVGVTELRPANVGLRVAWSDVFVERFAGAPLKNVSLSVRGSGAAPQRGDAMLTRTGIEGGPVYASGAAVRAALDAAASEGAPCVLEVDLRPDLDADQLRRRLERRRPKDSASTWLRRAVGLDPTSIGLLREADGGALPTEATEMAALIKAVPVTITDTMPIDRAISTAGGIAWSEVDEHLMLRRMPGTFVAGEMLDWEAPTGGYLLQASFSMGAWAADGALAWLGSDAAP is encoded by the coding sequence ATGAGCACCGCGACCGTCATCGGCGGCGGCCCCGCCGGCCTCTTCGCCGCCGAGACGCTCGCGAGAGCGGGCGTCGATGTCACCGTGCACGAGCGCAAGCCCTCGCCCGGCCGACGGTTCCTGCTTGCGGGGCACGGCGGGCTGAACATCACGCACTCCGAGCCCCGCGCGCCGTTCCTCACCCGCTACGGCAGCTCAGCGGACAGGATCGCGCCGATGCTCGAGCGGTTCGGCCCCGACGATCTGCGTGCCTGGTGCGCCGAGCTGGGCGAGCCCACCTTCGTGGGATCCAGCGGACGGGTCTTCCCGCAGGCGTTCCGCGCGACTCCACTGTTCCGCGCGTGGCTCTCGCGCCTAGGCGAGCTGGGCGTGCGCCTCGAGCGACGCTCCCAATGGTGCGAATGGGATCCGGAGGGCAGGGTGCTGATCGCCGATGCCACCGGCAACACCAGGGCGGTCGAGACCGACGTCACGGTGTTCGCGCTGGGCGGGGCCTCGTGGCCCCACCTCGGTGCGGACGGCGCGTGGGTGGGACCTTTCCGAGAGCGCGGCGTGGGGGTGACGGAGCTCAGGCCCGCGAACGTCGGCCTGCGCGTCGCGTGGTCGGACGTCTTCGTCGAGCGCTTCGCGGGGGCGCCGCTCAAGAACGTGTCGCTCTCGGTGCGCGGCAGCGGCGCGGCGCCTCAGCGCGGCGACGCCATGCTCACGCGCACGGGCATCGAGGGCGGGCCCGTGTATGCGAGCGGCGCCGCCGTCCGCGCCGCGCTCGACGCTGCCGCGTCCGAGGGCGCTCCTTGCGTCCTGGAGGTGGATCTCCGGCCCGACCTCGATGCGGACCAGCTCAGGCGGCGCCTCGAGCGTCGACGGCCCAAGGACTCGGCATCGACGTGGCTGCGCCGCGCGGTCGGGCTCGACCCCACATCGATCGGGCTGCTGCGTGAGGCGGACGGCGGAGCACTGCCGACAGAGGCCACCGAGATGGCGGCGCTCATCAAGGCGGTGCCGGTCACGATCACGGACACCATGCCGATCGACCGCGCCATCTCCACCGCGGGAGGCATCGCATGGTCCGAGGTGGACGAGCACCTCATGCTGCGCCGCATGCCGGGCACCTTCGTGGCCGGCGAGATGCTCGACTGGGAGGCGCCGACGGGAGGCTATCTGCTGCAGGCCTCGTTCAGCATGGGCGCCTGGGCCGCTGACGGCGCGCTGGCGTGGCTCGGGAGCGACGCCGCGCCGTAG
- a CDS encoding glycosyltransferase, producing the protein MDRDPFTILFVGRLVWYKGVHLLVEALRKVERFRLLVAGTGPFREELERQARDSGVEDRVDFLGRVSDQELCQLYASAGVLALPALTERETLGMVQLEAMAHGAYVLASDLPGVTTPVETCGGGAVVPRASAEEWTAALRRLALEIELGVIDARRTEARLEVLRRHDPGAVYGRFRASWRRVAGLARER; encoded by the coding sequence GTGGACCGGGACCCTTTCACGATTCTCTTCGTCGGTCGGTTGGTCTGGTACAAGGGTGTGCACTTGTTGGTGGAGGCACTTCGGAAGGTCGAGAGGTTCCGCCTCCTGGTTGCGGGGACCGGACCGTTTCGTGAGGAACTGGAGCGTCAAGCACGCGACAGCGGAGTCGAGGATCGGGTGGACTTCCTGGGCAGGGTTTCTGATCAGGAGCTGTGCCAGTTGTATGCAAGCGCGGGCGTGCTTGCTCTTCCCGCGCTTACCGAGCGAGAGACTCTAGGGATGGTCCAGCTCGAAGCGATGGCCCACGGTGCATACGTCCTCGCGTCAGATCTACCCGGCGTCACCACGCCGGTCGAGACGTGTGGCGGAGGAGCGGTGGTACCGCGGGCCAGCGCGGAAGAGTGGACGGCAGCCCTTCGACGGCTTGCCCTGGAAATCGAACTCGGTGTGATCGATGCGCGTCGAACTGAAGCTCGGCTGGAGGTGCTTCGACGCCACGACCCCGGGGCGGTGTACGGGCGGTTCCGCGCATCGTGGCGGCGCGTTGCGGGCCTTGCGAGAGAGCGCTAG